The sequence below is a genomic window from Lentimicrobium saccharophilum.
GATCGGCATGATCACCCCTTTTATTTTCACCAAACTGAAACTCGATCCGGCCACGGCCAGTGCTCCGCTGATTACTTCCATTGCGGATATTTCCGGAGTAGTAATCTATTTTTCAATTGCTTCCTGGTATATGGGTCTGTAAGGCCCCGCTCCTCCCCTGCCGGGTTTAATTGCCCTTTCGGGAAGGAATCTCTTTTCAGAGGGATTGTTGTACTTTTGCAGCCTGATATACTGACCAATACAAAAACAAATGACAGACGCAGAACAGTCCGGCAAGGTTCATTTCAGGTATTTTGATGTGATTATGGCGCTTTTTGTAGCCATCCTGCTGATTTCCAACCTAGCCTCCACAAAAATCACCTCCCTCTGGCTTTTTACGTTCGACGGCGGAACCATCCTCTTCCCCCTCAGTTACATATTCGGGGATATCCTTACGGAAGTTTACGGTTATCAGCGTTCACGCAAAGTCATCTGGACCGGTTTCGGGGCAGCCTTGCTGATGTCGCTGGTGTTGTGGATAGTGCAGGAGTTGCCTCCGGCCGCCGACTGGCCCAATCAGCAGGCCTATGAAACATTGCTGGGTTTTGTCCCGCGCATTGTACTGGCAAGCCTGGTGGCTTACTTTGCCGGCGCCTTTTCGAATGCCTACCTGATGTCGAAACTGAAAATCAGAACAAAAGGGAAGTACCTGTGGGTGCGCACCATAGGCTCTACCCTGCTGGGTGAAGGCATTGACACCGCCATCTTCTGCCTGATCGCGTTTTACGGCACCATGCCCGACAGTTTGCTGATCTCAATTATTATTTCCAACTACATCTTTAAATCAGGGGTTGAAATTGTGTTCACCCCCCTTACCTACCGCATCGTTGCATTTTTGAAAAAGCGCGAACAGGTGGATGTATTCGACACCGGCATCAGCTACAATCCTTTCCGTTATTTTGTAAAAGAATAACAAGTTTGCCTGCAGCAATTACCGCTGACTGCTTTTTGCATATCTTTGCTTAAACCCATTCTAAAAAGAACTGATCATGGGCATGATTTCAATAGAGGGTATGGAGTTTTTCTCATACCATGGGCATTTTAAGGAAGAGCAGGTCATCGGCACCCGGTTTATGGTTGACCTGTTTATTCAGGTTGATACCGGCCGTGCCGAGCGCAGCGACAGCCTGCACGATACGGTTAACTATCTGTCCGTTTACCAGACCGTTAAACAGGAAATGGAACAGAAATCGCACCTGCTGGAGCATGTTGCCCACCGCATTCTGAAAGCGGTGCATGCCCGTTTCCCGGATGTGACTGACGCCGAGGTAAAGATTTCCAAGCTGAACCCTCCGCTGGGTGGCAAAATTGACCGGGTTTGCGTAACCCTGAGCAGCGATGACATTTATGAATGAAAAGTCAGCCACCCTGAAAACCTGTCCACGTTGCGGCAAAACCTTTGAGTGCCTCCATGCCCCGGGGTGTTGGTGTTTCGATTACAGCATCAGCCCTGAAAACCTTGAAAAATTAAAACTTGAATACAATAATTGCCTCTGTCCCGATTGCCTGCCAGCATACGGGAAAAAGAAGGACAAAGAGATAAAAGTCCCAACTGATTGATTTACTGTAAATTTTACAGGCAATCTTTTAGATTCGTTTTTTTGGAATTTTTGTATATTTGCAACCCCAAAGGGTCTCGTGGCCGAGTGGCTAGGCAGAGGTCTGCAAAACCTTCTACAGCGGTTCGAATCCGCTCGAGACCTCAAAAAACACCTGCAAATCAGATTTGCAGGTGTTTTTTTATCCTGATTTCTTTTTTTCGCGTTTGTACAGCGGCAGCCCGGCCTCCGCTGCAATGGCTGCGGCGGCGGCATCCCCTTCATCGCTGAACGGCCACACAAACAACGCTTTCAGCGGGTGCTGCTGCCTGATCTTTTCAATGGATTCCAGCGCAAGCCGGCGGGTAAGTCCCTGCCGGCGGTATTCCTCAAGTACCGTTGCCGAGCAAAGGTAGAGGGCTTCCAGCGGTTCGCCTGCAGGGGTAAGGTCAACCAGCTGCTTTTCGTTGATTTCCGAACGGATAAACCGCTGCATCAGCGCAAGCGTGGTAGGGATGACCAGCACCCAGGCCATCGGTCCGTTTTCGTCGGAATGCTCCGCAAATGTGGCCGGATGCAAACGCAGGAGATGCTGCATGACCTGCTCATCAACGTCCAGCTGTTCAGGGTCGTTCTTCACGGCAAAAACCTGATCAATCAGCTGCATCATTCTCCGGTAATTCTCTGAAGCCATATGCTCATCCCTTTTTAATTCAACAAAGGAGAAATGCTCAATCCTGCACATGAAGGACTAAGCGATCGGCGCATAAAAGTACAGAAAAAGGATGCAAAACTGCGGGCAGGAAAATTCAGGAATAATCTAAATTGCCCTACTTTTGCACGCATATGGAGTTGCTGACGCTATTTCTGCTGGCCTTAAGCCTTTCGTTTGATTCGTTTGCCGTATCGGTAAGCAGCGGACTGTTGCTGCCCGGTATCCGGTTTCCGAAAGCGGTCATCATTGCCCTCAGCCTGGCTTTTTTTCAGGCTTTTATGCCGCTGCTCGGCTGGACCGCCGGCACAGGCATCCGCAACTACCTGGCCGACTACGACCATTGGATTGCCTTCGGGCTTTTATCACTCCTGGGTATTAAAATGATCACGGAAAGCCTGAAAGCGGATGAAGAAAGGAACGGGTTCAATCCATTAAAACCGGCAGTGCTGCTGACCATGTCGCTGGCAACCAGCATCGATGCCTTTGTAGTAGGAATCAGTTTTGCCCTTATCGAAACACCGGACACCCCTTTCTGGCTGGCGATACTTATTCCGGTGCTGATGATAGGAAGCGTCACCTTCATCATGTCGATGCTGGGCATTCTTTTCGGAAAAAAAGCAGGAAGCAGACTCGGTAAACGAATGGAGATGCTTGGCGGACTGATCCTGATCGGAATTGGTGTTAAAATTCTTGTTGAGCATTTAAATTTTCTATAGACCATAGAAAGCCTGATCCGGGTTCTATCACATAAACAGAATTTAAGCATCTGTAACTTCTCTGTGAATCTCTGTGAAATAAACAGTTACACAGAGTACACGGAGGTTGTACGGAGATACACAGAGAAGAATGTAAACCTCTGTGAGCCTCTGTGAAAAAAACAGTTACACAAAGCACACCGAGGTTTCACTGAGCAACACAGAGAAATAAATCTCTGTGAACCTCTGTGACTTCTCTGTTAATCTCTGTGAAATAAACAGTTACACAGAGCACCAGGAGGTTTCACGGAGGAACACGGAGAAGAATTTAACCCTATGAACATTCTATTTTCAGCAATATCAACACCGGATAATGTCATTCTCCCCTTTTGCAAAATCCGTATCTTTGCACCCTTAAATTAAAAACGGCCAAGGCATGAGCGAAAGCAAAACTGTAATGGAAAACACCGGTGAAAACAAGACCCCGGCAAAC
It includes:
- a CDS encoding queuosine precursor transporter codes for the protein MTDAEQSGKVHFRYFDVIMALFVAILLISNLASTKITSLWLFTFDGGTILFPLSYIFGDILTEVYGYQRSRKVIWTGFGAALLMSLVLWIVQELPPAADWPNQQAYETLLGFVPRIVLASLVAYFAGAFSNAYLMSKLKIRTKGKYLWVRTIGSTLLGEGIDTAIFCLIAFYGTMPDSLLISIIISNYIFKSGVEIVFTPLTYRIVAFLKKREQVDVFDTGISYNPFRYFVKE
- the folB gene encoding dihydroneopterin aldolase — translated: MISIEGMEFFSYHGHFKEEQVIGTRFMVDLFIQVDTGRAERSDSLHDTVNYLSVYQTVKQEMEQKSHLLEHVAHRILKAVHARFPDVTDAEVKISKLNPPLGGKIDRVCVTLSSDDIYE
- a CDS encoding cysteine-rich CWC family protein, coding for MNEKSATLKTCPRCGKTFECLHAPGCWCFDYSISPENLEKLKLEYNNCLCPDCLPAYGKKKDKEIKVPTD
- a CDS encoding GNAT family N-acetyltransferase; amino-acid sequence: MASENYRRMMQLIDQVFAVKNDPEQLDVDEQVMQHLLRLHPATFAEHSDENGPMAWVLVIPTTLALMQRFIRSEINEKQLVDLTPAGEPLEALYLCSATVLEEYRRQGLTRRLALESIEKIRQQHPLKALFVWPFSDEGDAAAAAIAAEAGLPLYKREKKKSG
- a CDS encoding manganese efflux pump MntP, coding for MPYFCTHMELLTLFLLALSLSFDSFAVSVSSGLLLPGIRFPKAVIIALSLAFFQAFMPLLGWTAGTGIRNYLADYDHWIAFGLLSLLGIKMITESLKADEERNGFNPLKPAVLLTMSLATSIDAFVVGISFALIETPDTPFWLAILIPVLMIGSVTFIMSMLGILFGKKAGSRLGKRMEMLGGLILIGIGVKILVEHLNFL